The Acidobacteriota bacterium genomic sequence CAGCAGGGCCCGTGGTAGTGGCCCCTGCGCCGCCAGCAGGCGCTCGCGGAGCTCGAGCGCCGTTCGCCAGTGAGCCACCTGGTCGTCGTATCGCCGCTCGTCGCGCGCCGCGTGGGCCAGGTAGGCGTGCAGGTTCGCCACGCCTTGCATGGCGCGCACGTTCTTCGGATCGGCGTCGAGCGCCGCCTGGCGGATGTCGAGCGCGCGGCGCCACAACGCGATCGCTTCCGCGGTGTTGCCGCGTTTCCCGGCCGCAAAGGCCAGGTCCGACAGCGAGAACGTGAGGTTGTAGCGATGGCGGGTATCGGCCGGGTGCCTGGCGACGAGCCGCTCGTCGAGCGCCAGGGCTTCGCGATAGCGGCGTTCTCCGCCCTCGAGGTCGCCCGAGGCGAGGGCCAGCGCGCCGAGGCGCTTGAGCACGAACGCGTGGTTGGCCAGCACGTCGTCGCCGTCGCCGACGTCGGAAGGCAGCGCCTCGAAGATCGCGAGGGCGCGTTCGTAGTCGGCCCGCGCCGCCGCGTGGTCCCCGAAGCGGCTGCGGAACCGGCCCAGGTTGACCAGGCTCGCGGCGATGCCCGCACGCACGCCCGGGTCGGCCGGGTTGCGGGCGACGAGGCGCTCGGTCAGGCCCCGGTGACGCGCGTCGGCCGCCGCCGCGCCCGCCGCGTGGCCCTGGTCGGCCAGCGCACCGGCGAGGTCGTCGTAGGCGCCCGACGCGAGCCCGATCGCGTGGGTGTCGTCGCTGCGCCGTTCGAGCGCCGCCGCGGCAAACCGTACGGCCTTCTCGAAGCTCGCGATGGCTGCCCGTACGTCGCCGACGTTGTCGCTCACGGCGCTGCCCTGCACATGACCCAGCCGCCGGTAGCCCTCCGCCACCTCCAGCAGCAGGGCATCGTCGTCGTCCGCATCCGCCGCGAGGCCGTCGAGGAAGGCCACCGCGCGGTCGAGCAGCAGCCGGCGCGGCTCGGTCGCCCCGGGCAGCCCGCGCAGCGACTCGTGCACTTCGAAGAGCAGCGACCGCGAGAACTGGCGCACCTCTCGGAATCGGTTCTGGGCCTTGTCACGCTCGAGGGCGGCCACGCGCGCCTGCCACGCGGTGGTCGCGCCGCCGGCGACGATGGACAGCAGCACGGCCGCCGCGGCGGCGACGGCCGTCTTGTGCCTGGCCGCGAACTTGCGCGCGCGGTAGCCAAGTGTCGCACGCGCCGCCGAGACGGGGCGGCGGTCGAGCCACGCGGCGAGATCGCTCGACAATTCAGACACCGACACGTAGCGCTCGCGCGGGTCCTTCCGCAGCGCCTTGAGCACGACCGCGTCGAGGTCGCCCCGCAAGGCGCCCGCCTCGGTCGCGTCGGCCACGGTGCTTGGTGCCGCTGGATCGGCTTCGCAGATGGTGCGCATCGCGTCGAGCGGCGAGCGTCCCGCCAGGCTGTACGGCGGCCGGCCGGCGAGCAGGCCATAGAGCAGCACGCCCAGCGAGTACACGTCGCTCGCCGTCGTGACGCGCTCGCCACGCACCTGCTCCGGGCTCGCGTACTCGGGCGTGAAGCTGCCCTGCCCCGTGCGCGTGAGGCCGGCGCTCGTCCCGCTCTCGTCCGAGACGAGGGTGGCGATACCGAAGTCGAGCAGCTTCGGGCGGCCGTCGGCCGTGATGAGGACGTTGGCGGGCTTGAGGTCGCGGTGCACCACGAGGTGCTGGTGGGCATGGGCCACGGCGTCGCAGACGGCCATGACGAGGTCGACCCGCGCGCGGGTGCTCAGATCGCGCGCGCGGCACCAGGCGTCGATGCGCTGCCCGTCGACGAACTCCATCACGAAATACGGCACGCCTTCTTCGGTCGTCCCTCCGTCGAGGAGTCGGGCGATGTTCGGGTGGTCGAGGCCGGCGAGCACACGACGCTCGAAGCGGAACCGATCCGCGAGGACTGGCTCGGCCCAGGCCGCGGGCAGCAGCTTGATGGCGACGCGCTGCTCGAAGTCGACACCCTCGCGCCGCGCCTCGAAGACGACGCCCATGCCGCCGCGCCCGACCTCTCGGATCACGCGATACGGGCCGATCCGCCGGCCCTCGGCCCGGTGGTTCGCCTCGGGCGCGATGGCCTCGACCGCGGCCGTCGCGTCGGCCGGCGCCTCCAGGAAGTCGGGGTCGGCCTCGTACGCGCGGAGCAGGGCGTCGACCTCCGTCCGGATCGCCTCGTCGTCGCACCTCTCCAGCAGCCATGCGTCACGCTCGGCCGCCGGCCGCTCGCGAGCTTCATCGAAGAGACGCGTGACGCGCGTCCAGTCGCCGGACGTCATGGCGTGGCGATCTCGCCGTTCATGTGCCGGCGGATCCAGGTCTTGGCGACCAGCCAGTCGCGCTTCACGGTCGAGGGCGAGATGTCGAGGACGCTCGCAGCCTCCTCGATGGAGAGACCGGCGAAGTGGCGCAGCTCGACGATCCGGCTCTGCTGCGCGTCGAGCTGTTCGAGAGCGGTGAGCGCCGCATCGAGGTCGAGCAGGTCGACGGGCGGTGGAGGGACGGGCGCGGCGGCGTCCGACAACTCGACGCTGATCGCCCCGGCGCCGCGCTTGGCGGCGCGGCGGGCGCGGGCGTGATCCACGAGCACCGCCCGGACGATGCGCGCGGCGACGGCGAAGAAGTGCGTGCGGTCGACCCACGGCTTGCCGGGCGTCTGCTGGGCAAGGCGCAGGTACGCCTCGCTCACGAGGGCCGTGGGCTGCAGGGTGTGGCCGGGACGTTCGCGGCTCAGGTGCTGGGCGGCGATGCGGCGGAGTTCCGGGTAGACGATTTCCATCAGGCGTGCCAACGCCTGCGGCTGGCCGCTGGCCCATTCATGGAGGAGGCGAGTGATTTCGGGCCCGTCGGCCTCGGTCATCGTCGAGTGCTCGTCTCCATTCTAGAGGGCGGCGACCCGATGCGGAAGGGCTGGCACTCGACGGTGCCCGGAATCGACGGTCTCGAGGCATCCNNNNNNNNNNNNNNNNNNNNNNNNNNNNNNNNNNNNNNNNNNNNNNNNNNNNNNNNNNNNNNNNNNNNNNNNNNNNNNNNNNNNNNNNNNNNNNNNNNNNCGGCCGGGTTCGGCTTTGCGGACGTCGCCGCACGCCGGCCCATGACGCCACACACGAAGTTCCGCATGGCGTCACACAGCAAGCTCTTCACGGCCATCGCCATCATGCAGCTCCGCGAAGAAGGGAGACTGCGCCTCGACGATCCGGTCTCGATGCACCTGCCGTGGTTCGCCGTGCGGGCCGCCACGCCCGACGACCCGCCCGTCACCATCGAGCACCTGCTCACGCACAGCTCCGGCCTGCCGCGCGAAGCCGGGGCGCACTGGACGACGCTCGACTTCCCGACCGACGATCAGTTGCGCGACCTGCTGCCAGACCGCCAAGCGGCGTTCTCGCCCGAGGTGCGTTGGAAGTACTCGAACCTGGCGTACACCCTGGCGGGAATGATCGTCGAGCGGGTGAGCGGCCAGACCTGGAGCGACTACGTCCAGCGGCACATCTTCGATCCGCTCGGCATGCGCGACTCGAGCGTGGATCGGGACGTGGACGGGCTCGCCGTGGGGTACGGACGACGCATGCCCGACGGGTCTCGGCAGGTCATGCCGTTTGTCGACGCGCGCGCGATGGGCCCGGCGACCGGCATCACGTCGACGGTCGAGGACATGGCGCGGTTCGTCTCGGCGCAGTTCCGAACGGGCACGCGCCAGGGGCACCGGATCCTGTCCACGAGCTCGCTGCGCGAGATGCATCGCGTGCGCCGGCTCGAGAACGACTGGTCGCGAGGCAGCGGGGTGGGGTTCGCGGTCACGCGCGAGAAGGATAGGGTCTACGTGGGCCACGGCGGCGGGTATCCCGGCTACACCACGCAGACGACCATCCAGCTCGACGATCGCGTGGGTGTCATCGTCCTCACCAACACCAACGACTCGAACCCGGGCGACATCGCGTCGAAGCTGATGGCCACGGTCGGCCAGGCCGTGGCCAAGGCGAGTGCGCCTCCCCCGGCGGAGGTGACGTGGGATCCGTCGTGGTCGCGCTTCGCCGGGCTCTATCGCGGCCGAGGCGGCGATTCCCACGTCGTCGAATTGAACCGGCGGCTGGTGATCATCACGCCGCACGCACCTTCGCTCGAACCGTCGATCGTACTCGTGCCCGTCGGCAACGACCAGTTTCGTTACGTCGCGCCCGGCGGCGGCGGACCGGTGGGTGAGATCGTGCGCTTCGTCGAGCAGGACGGTCAGGTCGTTCGCATGATCACGGGAGACAGTTACGTCGAGCGCGTGCGCGACTGAACGCGCGAGGGGCGTTGTGGGAAGGCGTCCGGGGTATTGAACCCCGGTCGCGTCACTCCGGCGCGCCGATCCCGTACACGTGCCCCAGCGTGCGCACGACGATGAGCCCGTCGGAGATGGCCGGCGTGCTCATAATCACCTCGTGCATGGGGTTCTTGGCGAGTTCCTCGTAGGTTCGCCCCGCGCGCGCGATGATCACGTCACCATCCTCGTTCGCGAAGTACAGCCGACCGTCGGCCGCCACCGGCGACGCCGAGAATGCTCCGCCGCCCCCGACACGCGCACGGTAGATCCGCTCGCCCGTCTTCGCGTCGTACGCCGTCACGATGCCCTCGTTGCTGCAGGTGTACAGGATGCCGTCGTAGAAGAGCGGCGTGGGGATGTACGTGCCCGCGGTGTTGCTCCACGCGACGGCGTCGCTCGACGTCGCGTCCTTCGGCAGCGAGATGTCGCCGGCGGCGGTCGGCCTGACGGCATACACCGGGCGCACGGGCGGATAGCCGCCGGTCACGAAGACGAGACCCTCGCCGACGACGGGCGTACCCACGGTGATCTCGGAGTTCGGTCCGAGCCTCCAGACCTCGCGGCCCGTGGCCGCGTCGTAGGCGCGCACGGTCGGGCCGTTGGTCACGACGAGCCCGTTGAAGACCGTCGGCGTGCCCCAGGTCGAGATCTCGTCGCGATCCGTCTTCCAGACGCGCCGGCCCGTCTCGACATCGTAGGCGGCGATGAACGACCCCTTCTGGACGTCGGCCTGCACGATGACCTTGCCGTCGTGAATGATCGGCGAGCTCGAGTGACCCCACTGGTAGGTCGGGTCGAAGAACCAGCCGCTGTCGAGCACGCCGATGTCGACGTTCCACAACTCGCGGCCGGCCATGTCCCAGGCCACGAGCCGGCCCACCGAGCCGAAGAGCGCGACGACGCGGATGCCGTCGGTGGCGGGCGTGGAGTTCGCCTGCGTCGACTTCGTGTGACGCTTCACTTTCGGCGCGCCGGTGAACGCCGTCCGCTCCCAGAGCACTGTGCCGCTCGCCTTGTCGAGCGCGTAGATCTTCCAGGTGTGCTCCGACAGGTCGTCGACCGGCTTCACGTCGCCATAGAGGCCCGTCCTGAACGTCTTCGCTTCGGCGTCGTCTCTCGCGCTGACGGCCGTGACGACGAACACCCTCTGGCCCCAGACGACGGGGCTGGCGGTGGCAAAGCCGGGAATGGGCGTCTTCCAGCGAATGTTGGCGCCGGTCTCGGCGTTCCACTCGGTGACGGCGCCCTGGCCGTCGCCGTTGCCCGCGGCGTTCGGCCCGCGGAACGCCGGCCAAGGGCGTGGCTCCGTGCGGGAGGCCGGCTCCAGGGCGGGCGGAGACGCCGTCGTCCTGTCGGACACGGAGGGCGCCGCCGATGGCGAGGCCTCGGCCGGGCCCGTCGCCTCGGTCACGCGCGCGAAGCTCTGCGTACCGCCGGGCGTCGTCATGACCACCCGCTCGATCGTACCGCCCCGTCCAGCGAAGGCGAGCGACACCCCTGGCGCTTCCGCCACATCGAACGATTCCGGCGACGTGGCGACGAGCGTCAGCGTCGGCTGCCCCTGCGGCGTCAAGGTGAGCTGCTCTCCGGTGAGCGCGACGCTGAGCGTGCTCGCGTCGGTCCGGTAGGTGCCGACGTACGCCTGCAGCACGGCACGATCGACGGCGACGATCGGGTCGGCGGTGAAGTCGGCGAGCCGCTTCTCGATGAGCGACGTGAGGTCGTCGTCCTTGCCTCGGCGCGCGGCCGTCAGCGCCGTCTGCACCTCGGCGCGCGTCAGGTCCTTCGACGTCAGCGCTGCGGCCGCCAAGCGCCGGTTGCCGCTCGCGGCCGCCTGGCCGAGTACGGGTCCGGCGCCGCCCGAGCCGCGCTGCAGCAGGAGGATCGCGGCGTCGGTGTGGCCGTTCATCACCGCCATCATGATCGGCCGGAATCGATAAAAGGTGTCCTGCGCGTCGACGTCGGCGCCGCGGTCGATGAGCAGCGCGATGACGTCAGTGTGGCCCTTGTCGGCGGCGAAGAAGAGCGCGCCGGCCTTGTAGCGGTTGCCCGAATTCACGTCGGCGCCGCGGTCGAGCGCCTGCTTCACACGGCCGACGTCGCCGTCTCGTGCAGCGTCCCACAGTTGCTCGTTCAGGGTGGTCTGGTCGAGGACCTGAGCGGACAGCGAGACTGCCGGCAGCCCGGCCGCTGCGAGTCCGAGCGCAAGCGCCAGCAGTGTCCCTGCGAACGTCATCGATGAGCTCCTTCGAGGGTGGATGGCGTCAGGATACGACAGCCCGGGCCTGATGTTTCAACCAGTCAGGCCTGCCGACGGGAGCGGCGAAGGGCGTGGCGGTCGCTCTTCCGTCGATCAGGTGACGGGTGACCGGCCGGTGGAAAAGGTGACTGTCCCCCTTTGGCGCGGCCGCTCACGGGGCGTCGGTCAGGTCGGCCACGACCGCGGCCAGTCCGGCGACTACCCGACTCATGCGGTCGTAGTCGACCTGGGCTGGCAGGTCGCCGAGCGTGTGGTAGGGGCCGTAGCGGAAGAGCGCCGTGTCGGTGACCATGATCGCCGGGTAGCCCTGCTGCCAGAAGGCCCAGTGATCCGACCAGCCGACGCCTGGAATCCCGCCGGGCACGGCCGCGCCTTGAGACGGAAACGCGGTGCCCGCGCGAAACGCGCCGATGGCTCGCCGCACGAGATGCCGCGAACCGACGTTGCCGACGAAGGTGATGAAGTCGGCGGTGTCCGGATAGAGCGCCCCGAACAACGGCAGCGGGTACTGCTGACTGCCCGGCTCGTCGGAGTACGCCCCAATCGTCTCGATCGACAGCATGGCGACGACGCGCTCGCCGCGGGCCTTCGCGCGACGGGCGTAGTGCAGGCTGCCCATGTCGTCGGTCTGGAAGAAGGGCGGCTCCTCGTTGGCGAACGCGACGAAGCGCACGGTGCGGGCCGGCGAGCGCGTGGCGAACGCCCGCGCCAGTTCGAGCAGCGCGGCAACCCCCGTCGCGTTGTCGTTCGCGCCGGGCGAGCCGGCGACCGAGTCGTAGTGCGCGCCAACGACGACGATCTCGTCGGAGAGGGCGCCCCCCCGCCGCTCCGCGGCAACGTTCTCGACCGTACGGCCCATCGCGTCGAACGCCTGCGCCTCGACCTCGTAGCCGTGCTCGCGGAAGCCGTCCTGCACGTAGCCCGACGCCTCGCGCAGGCGGTCGAGCCGCCACACGTTGCGCTCGCCGATGCCGCCAGCCAGTACCTGCACGTGGCGCGCGAGCCGATCCCGCAGGGCCCGCTCCTCCTCGGACAGCGGCGGCATCGCGCCCGCGTGCGACCGGCCCGGCAGGCGGATCATCGTCAGCCAGCCGGCGAGGCCGAGGCCGAGCACGAGCGCCACGACAATCGCCAGGAGTCTCATGGCCTCGCTCGCCGGACCGTGGCAGGCCGTCCTCCCGAAGAGCGGCGTGCGCGCCTCGACCTCACTTCCGCAGGAACCGATCGACCGCGAACCGGCCCGCCCCCGTGCACAGGAACAGGAACGCCGTGGCCAGGAACAGCAAGGGCAGTTCCTTGGCGCGGTAGGGATCCGGTGCGTGTCGGATGAAGGCCGCAGTGGCCATCGTGCACATGATGAAGAACGACG encodes the following:
- a CDS encoding beta-lactamase family protein; the protein is AGFGFADVAARRPMTPHTKFRMASHSKLFTAIAIMQLREEGRLRLDDPVSMHLPWFAVRAATPDDPPVTIEHLLTHSSGLPREAGAHWTTLDFPTDDQLRDLLPDRQAAFSPEVRWKYSNLAYTLAGMIVERVSGQTWSDYVQRHIFDPLGMRDSSVDRDVDGLAVGYGRRMPDGSRQVMPFVDARAMGPATGITSTVEDMARFVSAQFRTGTRQGHRILSTSSLREMHRVRRLENDWSRGSGVGFAVTREKDRVYVGHGGGYPGYTTQTTIQLDDRVGVIVLTNTNDSNPGDIASKLMATVGQAVAKASAPPPAEVTWDPSWSRFAGLYRGRGGDSHVVELNRRLVIITPHAPSLEPSIVLVPVGNDQFRYVAPGGGGPVGEIVRFVEQDGQVVRMITGDSYVERVRD
- a CDS encoding protein kinase, with protein sequence MTSGDWTRVTRLFDEARERPAAERDAWLLERCDDEAIRTEVDALLRAYEADPDFLEAPADATAAVEAIAPEANHRAEGRRIGPYRVIREVGRGGMGVVFEARREGVDFEQRVAIKLLPAAWAEPVLADRFRFERRVLAGLDHPNIARLLDGGTTEEGVPYFVMEFVDGQRIDAWCRARDLSTRARVDLVMAVCDAVAHAHQHLVVHRDLKPANVLITADGRPKLLDFGIATLVSDESGTSAGLTRTGQGSFTPEYASPEQVRGERVTTASDVYSLGVLLYGLLAGRPPYSLAGRSPLDAMRTICEADPAAPSTVADATEAGALRGDLDAVVLKALRKDPRERYVSVSELSSDLAAWLDRRPVSAARATLGYRARKFAARHKTAVAAAAAVLLSIVAGGATTAWQARVAALERDKAQNRFREVRQFSRSLLFEVHESLRGLPGATEPRRLLLDRAVAFLDGLAADADDDDALLLEVAEGYRRLGHVQGSAVSDNVGDVRAAIASFEKAVRFAAAALERRSDDTHAIGLASGAYDDLAGALADQGHAAGAAAADARHRGLTERLVARNPADPGVRAGIAASLVNLGRFRSRFGDHAAARADYERALAIFEALPSDVGDGDDVLANHAFVLKRLGALALASGDLEGGERRYREALALDERLVARHPADTRHRYNLTFSLSDLAFAAGKRGNTAEAIALWRRALDIRQAALDADPKNVRAMQGVANLHAYLAHAARDERRYDDQVAHWRTALELRERLLAAQGPLPRALLDRASVQAGLASSLLDLAASASAGTATAPLRTEARALLAAARATATPLAAEQTGARDLLAALEPEERRAAGR
- a CDS encoding sigma-70 family RNA polymerase sigma factor, producing the protein MTEADGPEITRLLHEWASGQPQALARLMEIVYPELRRIAAQHLSRERPGHTLQPTALVSEAYLRLAQQTPGKPWVDRTHFFAVAARIVRAVLVDHARARRAAKRGAGAISVELSDAAAPVPPPPVDLLDLDAALTALEQLDAQQSRIVELRHFAGLSIEEAASVLDISPSTVKRDWLVAKTWIRRHMNGEIATP
- a CDS encoding PQQ-binding-like beta-propeller repeat protein, which encodes MTFAGTLLALALGLAAAGLPAVSLSAQVLDQTTLNEQLWDAARDGDVGRVKQALDRGADVNSGNRYKAGALFFAADKGHTDVIALLIDRGADVDAQDTFYRFRPIMMAVMNGHTDAAILLLQRGSGGAGPVLGQAAASGNRRLAAAALTSKDLTRAEVQTALTAARRGKDDDLTSLIEKRLADFTADPIVAVDRAVLQAYVGTYRTDASTLSVALTGEQLTLTPQGQPTLTLVATSPESFDVAEAPGVSLAFAGRGGTIERVVMTTPGGTQSFARVTEATGPAEASPSAAPSVSDRTTASPPALEPASRTEPRPWPAFRGPNAAGNGDGQGAVTEWNAETGANIRWKTPIPGFATASPVVWGQRVFVVTAVSARDDAEAKTFRTGLYGDVKPVDDLSEHTWKIYALDKASGTVLWERTAFTGAPKVKRHTKSTQANSTPATDGIRVVALFGSVGRLVAWDMAGRELWNVDIGVLDSGWFFDPTYQWGHSSSPIIHDGKVIVQADVQKGSFIAAYDVETGRRVWKTDRDEISTWGTPTVFNGLVVTNGPTVRAYDAATGREVWRLGPNSEITVGTPVVGEGLVFVTGGYPPVRPVYAVRPTAAGDISLPKDATSSDAVAWSNTAGTYIPTPLFYDGILYTCSNEGIVTAYDAKTGERIYRARVGGGGAFSASPVAADGRLYFANEDGDVIIARAGRTYEELAKNPMHEVIMSTPAISDGLIVVRTLGHVYGIGAPE
- a CDS encoding M20/M25/M40 family metallo-hydrolase: MIRLPGRSHAGAMPPLSEEERALRDRLARHVQVLAGGIGERNVWRLDRLREASGYVQDGFREHGYEVEAQAFDAMGRTVENVAAERRGGALSDEIVVVGAHYDSVAGSPGANDNATGVAALLELARAFATRSPARTVRFVAFANEEPPFFQTDDMGSLHYARRAKARGERVVAMLSIETIGAYSDEPGSQQYPLPLFGALYPDTADFITFVGNVGSRHLVRRAIGAFRAGTAFPSQGAAVPGGIPGVGWSDHWAFWQQGYPAIMVTDTALFRYGPYHTLGDLPAQVDYDRMSRVVAGLAAVVADLTDAP